Genomic DNA from Caloranaerobacter ferrireducens:
ACCCTCGAATTAGTTTTTCTTACACTCTCAATAGCTTTATAAATCGGCTCAGGTTTCATTACCATTCCTGGCCCCCCACCAAAAGGATAATCATCAACACGTCTATGCTTATCTTCAGAAAAATCCCTTATGTTAATGTAATTTAGTTCTACTAATTTATTTTTTATTGCTCTACCTATTATACTATAACTAAAAACTTCCTCTAACATAGTTGGAAACAATGTTAAAATATCTATTTTCATTCTATCATTCCTTCTAGTGGGTCTATAATTACTTTTTTATCATCAAGATTTATCTCTTTAATAACTTCTTTTATAGCTGGTATAAGATACTCTCTATTATCATTTTTTACCACATAAACATCATTACTTCCTGTCTGTATAACATCTTTAATTTCACCTAAGAATTTACCATTTTTAAGATAAACATTTAGACCAATAATTTGAAATATAAAATATGTATCCTCTGGTAATTCTATAGCATTTTCTTTATCTACATATACATACTTACCTTTAAAGCATAAAACATCATTAATATTATCAAAACCTTTAAATTTCAACATAACAAAGTTTTTCTTATACCAAACATCCTCTATTTCAATTTTTTGTTTTTCCACATAGACATATTCTAGCTCTTCAAATCTAGTCATGTCATCTGTTAATGGCAATATCTTTAATTCACCTTTAATACCATGAGTATTTACTATCTTACCTACTTTAATAAAATCTATCATAGTCAATACTCCTTTGAATGTTTTAATTTAGTCTATCCATGTAAAAATATTTTCATTCTAAAATTGAAATAAAGGGACTAGATGAACTAATCCCTTTACTGTATAATTTCAACTACAACCCTTTTATTTTCCTTAGTAGCTGCTGCTTTTACAACAGTTCTTATAGCTTTTGCTATTCTACCCTGTTTTCCTATAACTTTTCCCATATCTTCTGGGGCTACTTTTAACTCGATAATTACTGATTGTGTACCTTCTACTTCGTTTACTTGTACTTCTTCTGGTCTGTCTACAAGAGCTTTGGCTATTACTTCAACTAACTCACCCATTTTCTTTACACCCCCCAAGATCGAATTAAGCATTCTTAATTTCTTCTAATTTCTCATAAATACCATTTTTCTTAAATAAATCATTAACTGTATCTGTAGGTTTAGCTCCATTTCTTAACCATTTAATTGCTTTTTCAGCATCTATTTTAATCTCTTTTGGATTTGAAACAGGGTTATAGTATCCAACTTGCTCAATGTATTTTCCATCTCTAGGAGCACGTGAATCAGCTACTACTATTCTGTAGAAAGGCTTCTTTTTAGATCCCATTCTTGTTAGTCTGATTTTTACTGCCATGTTTTCACCTCCTTCTAAAGTTTTATCTATCTAAAAAATGGAATTTTAAACTTACCCTTTTTCATAGCTTTCTCCATTTCACCCATCTTCTTAAGCATCTTTTTAGTTTCTTTAAATTGCTTTAAAAGTCTATTTACATCTTGAATTGATGTCCCACTACCTTTAGCAATTCTTTTCCTTCTGCTTCCATCTATAATAGATGGATTTTGTCTTTCTTCTTTTGTCATTGATTGTATTATAGCCTCTATCTTAACTAACTCTTTTTCATCAACTTTTAAATTCTTTAATTGTTTGGATCCCATACCTGGTATCATTTCTAATATCTGATCTAAAGGTCCTAAATTTTTCATCTGCTGTAATTGCTCAAGAAAATCCTCAAAAGTAAATTGCTGACTTCTTAATTTCTTTTCTAATTCAATTGCCTTTTTAGCATCTAAACTAGCTTGAGCTTTTTCAATAAGACTCAGAACATCACCCATCCCTAAAATTCTTGAAGCCATTCTATCAGGATGGAAAGGCTCTATCTGATCTAACTTTTCACCCATACAAACAAACTTTATAGGTTTCTGAGTAACAGCTCTAATCGATAAAGCCGCACCACCTCTTGCATCTCCATCAAGCTTAGTTAAAATAACTCCATTAATACCTAATCTATCATCAAAAGTCTTAGCTACTGTTACTGCATCTTGTCCTGTCATTGCATCTACAACAAGTAAAATCTCATGCGGCTTTACTTCATCTTTTATATTTTCTAATTCATCCATTAAATCCTCATCAATATGAAGTCTACCAGCCGTATCTATAATAATAACATCATTTCCATTTTTTTTACCATACTCAATCGCAGCCTTAGCTATATTAACTGGATCCTGCTTGTCTCCCATTGAAAAAACTGGTACTCCAATGCTACTTCCAACTACTTGTAATTGTTTAATAGCAGCTGGTCTGTAAACATCGCAGGCTACTAATAAAGGTGATTTTCCATTTTTTTTGAGTAAACCACCTAATTTACCTGATGTTGTTGTTTTACCTGCCCCTTGAAGACCACATAGCATTATAATTGTAGGTGGACTAGACGCAAACTCTATTTTACTCTGGGTTTCTCCCATCAACTTAGTTAACTCGTCACTTACTATTTTTATTACCTGTTGCCCTGGAGTAAGGCTCTCCATTACTTCATGCCCGACTGCTCTTTCTTTTACATTATTAATAAATTTTTTAACAACTCTAAAGTTAACATCCGCTTCAAGTAATGCAAGTTTTACTTCTCGCATCGCATCATTAACATCTTTTTCTGAAAGCTTTCCTTTACTTTTTAATTTCCCCAGAGTTTTCTGAAGCTTCTCAGCTAAACTTTCAAAAATCATTATTTGACCTCCTGATCATTATCTAAAATATCTAAAGCAATATTTTCAATATCTATCACATGAGAATTAATATTTTCTAATCGTCCCAACTTTAAATCGTCCTTTATTAAATTCAATTGTTTGAGAATTACTTTTATTTTATCCTTATCGTCTAAAAATTTTTTAACTAATCCTAATTTTTCTTCATAATTTAATAATCTTTTCTCTGCTCTCTTTAATATATCATGAACACCTTGTCTACTAATGTTTAATTGTTCTCCAATTTCACTTAATGATAGGTCATGTATATAATACATCTCAATTATTGTATACTGTCTATCACTAAGCAGTTTCCCATAAAAGTCAAATAATAAACCCATTTTCACTGCCTTTTCAAACATTAAAATCACCATATCAATAAGATGTAAAGCTATAAACTTGACAGATTGTATTTTATAATACATATCCTTATTTGTCAAGTTTAATCTGTAAAAATCGCCTCAACAAAATTCTGAGGATCAAAATCTTGTAAATCTTCTATTTTCTCACCTACACCAACTAATTTTACTGGTACATTTAACTCTGATTGAACAGCTAAAACTACACCCCCCTTAGCAGTTCCATCTAGTTTAGTTAATACTATACCAGTTATATCACAAGCTTCTTTAAATACTTTAGCTTGCATAATTGCATTCTGTCCTGTTGTAGCATCAACTACTAATAAAACTTCCCTAGTAGCTTCAGAAAACTCCCTTTCTACTATTCTAAAAATCTTATTAAGCTCATTCATTAAATTCTTCTTGTTATGAAGTCTACCTGCTGTATCACAAATTAACACATCAGCTTTACGAGCTTTTGCTGCTTGTATACCATCAAAAATCACTGCCGCAGGGTCAGAACCCTCTTTGTGAGCTATTATTTCAACTCCTGCTCTATTAGCCCATTCTTGTAATTGATCAATAGCAGCTGCTCTAAAAGTATCACCTGCCGCAATTAAGACTTTTTTACCTTCATTTTTTAATCTATAAGCTAACTTCCCTATAGTCGTAGTTTTACCAACTCCATTTACTCCAACAACTAATATAATCGCTGGTAATGGCTCTATATTAATTTTATTATTACTTTCAATATCAGTTAAAATTTCTTTTAATTCTTCTTTAAGTAACTCTTTAATTTCAAAAACTTCTTTTATTTTCCTTTCCTTTACTTTATCTTTTAAATCTTCAATTATCCTCATCGTTGTATTTACTCCCATATCTGCAGTTATCAATACTTCTTCTAATTCTTCAAACAATTCTTCATCGATTTTTTGATAAGATTTTAGTATAAAGTCAACTTTTTCAGTAATACCTTTTCTTGTCTTTTCTAAACCTTGTTTTAATCTGCCGAATAAACTTAACTTTGATTTTTCTTCACTATTTACATCTTCGTTATTGTTTTCTGTTAATACTACCTTTTCTTGCAAGTTGTTTTCTTTTTGATCTAAACTATTTTCTTGTTTACTCTTTTTAAAAAATCTCTTTAACATTTTGAAACCTCCTTAGCTAGCTTTCTCGTTAATTTTTTCTGATAATTTAACTGATACTAGTTTAGTAACACCTTCCTCTTCCATCGTAACACCATATAAAGAATCCGCTGCTTCCATAGTACCCTTTCTATGAGTTATGACAATAAATTGAGTGTTTTCTGAAAAATCTCTCAAATAGTCAGCAAATCTGAACACATTTGCTTCATCTAAAGCAGCTTCAATTTCATCTAAAATACAGAAAGGTGTTGGTTTAGTCTTTAATATAGCAAAAAGTAGAGCAATTGCTGTCAACGCTTTTTCTCCTCCAGATAGTAATGATAAACTCTGTAATTTCTTACCTGGAGGTTGTGCTATAATTTCTATTCCACTTGTCAAAACATTTTCCTTATCTTCTAAATATATATCAGCTTTCCCTCCACCAAATAATTTTTCAAAAACCTCACTAAAATTCTTTCTGATCTTTTCAAAATTAATACTAAATTGCTCTACCATTTTTCTTTCCATATCTTTAATAACTTTATTTAAAGACTGTTCTGCTTTTATCAAATCATTTTTTTGCTCAGTAAGGAATTTAAATCTATCATTTACTCTTTCAAATTCTTCAATAGAACTAACATTTATTTCTCCTAAAGATTTTATTTTTCTTTTTAAATCTCTAATTTCATTTTGAACTTTAGTTACATTTTCTAATTCCTTTTTATACTCTAAAGCCATTTGATATGAAAGTTCATAATCATCCCATAGCTTATTAGTATAATTTTCAAGTTGCATATTATATCGTGCAAGTTTAATATCTAAAGTATTTTTACTTGATTGCAAGTCATTTATCTTCTTATTCATTTCTTTTATCTTTTCTTGTTCATTGTAAAATGACTGCATAAAATTATTTTTATCGCTTTTTATCTCTTTGAGTCTAATATCATATTCTAAAAGTTCTTGAGATAGCTCATTCTTTTTAATAATAAGCATTGTCCTTTGACTTTGTAATTTCTTAATGTTTTCTTCAATTTTTTCTGATTCACTTTCAAAACTTTCTATATCATTAGTAATTCTCGTATATTCCTCATCGAGTTTTAAAAGCGATTCATTAATTCCTTTTATTTCCTGTTTGCAAGAAGCCAAATTTACTTTAATATCAGTTAAATATTTTGAAAGATCATCTCGTTCTAATTTATTCTTTTCAAAATTATTTACCAAGTTATCAATTTCTGTTTTACTTAAGTTATATCTATTTTCTGTGTATTTCAAATCTGAACTCAAATTCTCAATCTCTCTATTCAATTCCGTCATTTCACTTAATAATTGGTTCTTCTCATTATTATATTTTTCTATTAAATCAATTAAATTTAATCTTTCTCTCTCTTTTTGAAGTTTGCTATTCTCGAAATTTGAAATATCTAAATTTAGCTTATTGATATCCTTCTCATTTTTTTCTAACTTAGAATTTAACTTAAGTAATTCATCATTTATACTTTTAGATTCTATTTCTAAACCTTTATATGCTTCTTTAAGCTCTACTATTTGCTTATCTAAATC
This window encodes:
- a CDS encoding KH domain-containing protein, which encodes MGELVEVIAKALVDRPEEVQVNEVEGTQSVIIELKVAPEDMGKVIGKQGRIAKAIRTVVKAAATKENKRVVVEIIQ
- the ffh gene encoding signal recognition particle protein — its product is MIFESLAEKLQKTLGKLKSKGKLSEKDVNDAMREVKLALLEADVNFRVVKKFINNVKERAVGHEVMESLTPGQQVIKIVSDELTKLMGETQSKIEFASSPPTIIMLCGLQGAGKTTTSGKLGGLLKKNGKSPLLVACDVYRPAAIKQLQVVGSSIGVPVFSMGDKQDPVNIAKAAIEYGKKNGNDVIIIDTAGRLHIDEDLMDELENIKDEVKPHEILLVVDAMTGQDAVTVAKTFDDRLGINGVILTKLDGDARGGAALSIRAVTQKPIKFVCMGEKLDQIEPFHPDRMASRILGMGDVLSLIEKAQASLDAKKAIELEKKLRSQQFTFEDFLEQLQQMKNLGPLDQILEMIPGMGSKQLKNLKVDEKELVKIEAIIQSMTKEERQNPSIIDGSRRKRIAKGSGTSIQDVNRLLKQFKETKKMLKKMGEMEKAMKKGKFKIPFFR
- the ftsY gene encoding signal recognition particle-docking protein FtsY, with product MLKRFFKKSKQENSLDQKENNLQEKVVLTENNNEDVNSEEKSKLSLFGRLKQGLEKTRKGITEKVDFILKSYQKIDEELFEELEEVLITADMGVNTTMRIIEDLKDKVKERKIKEVFEIKELLKEELKEILTDIESNNKINIEPLPAIILVVGVNGVGKTTTIGKLAYRLKNEGKKVLIAAGDTFRAAAIDQLQEWANRAGVEIIAHKEGSDPAAVIFDGIQAAKARKADVLICDTAGRLHNKKNLMNELNKIFRIVEREFSEATREVLLVVDATTGQNAIMQAKVFKEACDITGIVLTKLDGTAKGGVVLAVQSELNVPVKLVGVGEKIEDLQDFDPQNFVEAIFTD
- the rpsP gene encoding 30S ribosomal protein S16 codes for the protein MAVKIRLTRMGSKKKPFYRIVVADSRAPRDGKYIEQVGYYNPVSNPKEIKIDAEKAIKWLRNGAKPTDTVNDLFKKNGIYEKLEEIKNA
- the rimM gene encoding ribosome maturation factor RimM (Essential for efficient processing of 16S rRNA): MIDFIKVGKIVNTHGIKGELKILPLTDDMTRFEELEYVYVEKQKIEIEDVWYKKNFVMLKFKGFDNINDVLCFKGKYVYVDKENAIELPEDTYFIFQIIGLNVYLKNGKFLGEIKDVIQTGSNDVYVVKNDNREYLIPAIKEVIKEINLDDKKVIIDPLEGMIE
- the ylxM gene encoding YlxM family DNA-binding protein, which produces MYYKIQSVKFIALHLIDMVILMFEKAVKMGLLFDFYGKLLSDRQYTIIEMYYIHDLSLSEIGEQLNISRQGVHDILKRAEKRLLNYEEKLGLVKKFLDDKDKIKVILKQLNLIKDDLKLGRLENINSHVIDIENIALDILDNDQEVK